The proteins below come from a single Mobula hypostoma unplaced genomic scaffold, sMobHyp1.1 scaffold_116, whole genome shotgun sequence genomic window:
- the LOC134341743 gene encoding NACHT, LRR and PYD domains-containing protein 3-like, with product MEDVHEKHKKTLWEETEKLRVNTILLSEKVKVFKLVDRYAELTVISSVRERRFVEHELLARGRDHEEWRMKHLRGELEKIRADQLLQSSFSHNITYWQQIKRFLGFDSVNPTSVNSVKPGNSAAVAGVPGIGKTTMMQKIVYDWATGKIYQHYHFVFSFKFRDLNTINREISLTELILQQYPYFENSLEEVWKNPEGLLFIFDGLDELKDGIDFTESQRDTEPQQCCADPEFRCLVSDIVYNLIQHKLLPGCSVLVTTRPTALHSLEKAEISVWAEILGFVGEERKEYFNRHFEDQTVAAAVFKHVKENEILYTMSYNPSYCWILTLALGPFFSKGDKDPQQVPKTITQLYSYYIYYILKNHGREIENPRDVLLRVGQMAFTGVSERKIVFTDGDLINYNLKPSQFLSGFLMELLQREDSARCVVYTFPHLTIQEFVAAVAQFLTSDLKDTVKILAEACCMTDGRFEVFLRFVAGLSSGSAWRWKEFLGPFPVDTACQVIDFLKGEFKRRSGNTENEADKRSLLNTLHYLFESQNRVLAQEALGSVEKLSLSGLRLTPIDCAVLSHVIGLCDTIKHLDLDHCYIQCEGLQRLAPSLHRCQELGLANNDLGEGDSAVNLISAALRDRDCKIEKLRLGNNRITASQTAILASALVKNRSLTELDMKDNRLGDTGVKELLGVLNNSECKIQKLGLKNNSFTALCARNLACILRTNHSLIKLELDNNKLEDSGMKLLSEALRNPHCKIQELRLCRIGLTASGAEYLASALATSPSLVDLALDYNNLGDSGVKLIFGPLNSPDCKIQKLRLWDVALTDSFSEDLAMALKTNCSLKLLSLGDNKIGDSGVKRLSGMLVELQCKLLELDLYNNGLTDSSTQSLCLVLNRLSSLKILDLGGNSFTDESTHSFRRLILRCKSLKQITLTGNRFTADGQNHLLSLRGTRRGLNVKV from the exons ATGGAAGATGTTCATGAGAAACACAAGAAgacactgtgggaagaaactgaaaaGCTCAGAGTGAACACGATCCTGTTGAGTGAGAAGGTGAAGGTTTTCAAGCTGGTTGATCGATACGCTGAGCTGACGGTCATTTCTTCTGTTCGAGAACGGAGGTTTGTGGAACACGAGCTGCTGGCAAGAGGCCGAGACCATGAGGAGTGGAGAATGAAGCATCTTCGGGGAGAGTTGGAAAAAATCCGTGCCGATCAGTTGCTTCAAAGTAGTTTTTCCCATAACATAACTTACTGGCAGCAAATAAAGAGATTCTTAGGATTTGACTCTGTGAATCCAACATCAGTGAACAGTGTGAAACCTGGGAATTCAGCAGCAGTGGCCGGAGTCCCGGGCATCGGGAAAACAACAATGATGCAGAAGATTGTTTATGACTGGGCCACGGGGAAAATATACCAACACTACCattttgtgttcagtttcaaattCAGGGATCTAAACACCATTAACCGTGAAATAAGCCTGACGGAATTGATTCTGCAACAGTATCCTTACTTTGAGAATAGTCTGGAAGAAGTCTGGAAGAACCCGGAGGGATTGCTGTTTATATTTGATGGtttggatgaactgaaggatggGATTGATTTTACTGAGAGTCAGAGAGACACAGAACCTCAGCAATGCTGTGCAGACCCAGAATTCCGGTGCCTCGTGTCAGACATTGTGTACAATTTAATCCAGCACAAACTCCTCCcagggtgttcagtgctggtgaCCACCCGCCCCACTGCGTTACATTCATTGGAAAAGGCCGAGATCAGTGTCTGGGCTGAAATCCTGGGATTTGTTGGTGAGGAACGGAAGGAATATTTCAATAGGCATTTTGAAGATCAGACGGTGGCAGCAGCTGTTTTCAaacatgtgaaggagaatgagatctTGTACACCATGAGCTACAACCCCTCCTACTGCTGGATCCTCACTCTGGCACTGGGACCCTTCTTCTCAAAAGGAGACAAGGACCCACAGCAAGTTCCCAAGACCATCACCCAACTATATTCCTACTATATTTACTACATCCTGAAAAACCACGGCCGTGAGATCGAGAACCCCCGTGATGTGTTACTCAGGGTTGGTCAGATGGCCTTCACAGGAGTGTCTGAGAGGAAGATTGTGTTTACAGATGGAGATTTGATCAATTACAATCTGAAGCCTTCCCAGTTCCTGTCTGGTTTCCTGATGGAGCTTTTGCAGAGAGAGGATTCTGCCCGGTGTGTGGTGTACACATTCCCACACCTCACCATCCAAGAGTTTGTAGCTGCAGTTGCACAATTCCTGACCTCAGACCTCAAGGATACTGTGAAGATCCTCGCTGAAGCCTGCTGCATGACAGATGGGCGGTTTGAGGTATTTCTCCGTTTTGTTGCTGGTCTCTCCTCGGGGTCAGCCTGGCGCTGGAAGGAGTTTCTGGGTCCATTTCCTGTCGATACAGCCTGCCAGGTGATTGACTTTCTGAAGGGGGAGTTCAAACGTCGGAGTGGAAACACAGAGAACGAAGCCGATAAAAGGAGCCTCCTGAACACATTGCACTACCTGTTTGAGTCTCAGAATCGTGTGCTAGCTCAGGAAGCACTAGGGTCTGTGGAAAAACTTTCACTTAGTGGACTGCGACTGACCCCGATTGACTGCGCGGTCCTGTCTCATGTCATCGGACTCTGTGATACAATAAAGCACCTCGACCTGGATCACTGCTACATTCAGTGTGAAGGACTCCAACGGCTGGCACCCAGTCTCCACAGATGCCAAGAGTTGGG ATTGGCAAACAATGATTTGGGTGAGGGTGATTCAGCAGTCAACCTAATCTCTGCAGCTCTGAGGGATCGGGACTGTAAAATAGAAAAACTGCG ATTGGGCAATAACCGTATCACAGCCTCTCAGACTGCAATCCTCGCCTCTGCTCTTGTTAAAAACCGCTCACTGACGGAGCTCGATATGAAGGATAATAGACTGGGAGATACAGGTGTAAAAGAGCTGTTAGGAGTTCTGAATAACTCGGAATGTAAAATACAGAAATTGGG GCTGAAGAACAACAGTTTCACAGCTCTTTGCGCCAGGAATCTTGCCTGCATTCTCAGAACAAACCACTCACTGATCAAACTGGAACTGGATAACAATAAACTGGAGGATTCAGGAATGAAACTGCTGTCTGAGGCTCTGAGGAACCCGCACTGTAAAATACAGGAATTGCG GTTATGTAGAATCGGTCTCACAGCTTCTGGTGCAGAGTATCTCGCCTCTGCTCTCGCTACTAGCCCGTCACTGGTGGATCTTGCCCTGGACTATAATAATCTGGGTGATTCAGGAGTGAAGCTGATATTTGGACCTTTGAATAGCCCAGattgtaaaatacagaaactacG ATTATGGGATGTCGCTCTCACAGATTCGTTCAGTGAGGATCTTGCTATGGCTCTCAAAACAAACTGCTCCCTGAAGCTTCTGTCACTGGGTGATAACAAAATCGGAGACTCAGGGGTGAAACGTTTGTCTGGGATGCTGGTGGAGCTCCAATGTAAACTACTGGAACTAGA TCTGTACAATAATGGGCTGACCGATTCCAGCACGCAGTCCCTCTGCCTCGTTCTCAACAGACTGAGTTCACTGAAAATTTTGGACCTGGGAGGAAACTCCTTCACAGACGAATCCACTCACTCGTTCCGCCGGCTGATACTGCGATGCAAGAGTTTGAAACAAATCAC GCTTACGGGGAATCGATTCACTGCAGATGGGCAGAATCATCTGTTGTCATTACGGGGAACCAGACGCGGTCTTAATGTGAAAGTGTGA